The following are encoded in a window of Rissa tridactyla isolate bRisTri1 chromosome 3, bRisTri1.patW.cur.20221130, whole genome shotgun sequence genomic DNA:
- the CFAP206 gene encoding cilia- and flagella-associated protein 206, with product MSCVQAESVLKKIVRKIGQECAARGQTVSETLVVFMVKAVVLDPRNDFNVDQTLTKKDVQNLIQLCVTRLLDTTNPSLSTIKMQVYFDMNYANRAELLSEQHRVLEGRLAPVVRDITESRPRVQEIESVYQTIVSYVLLSSGLGSPTDIEVVREVTAGLQSVFPQREMITFISLSKKNKEQQLKNLAKLVTGIRLYNKECGKGGSSIDDLPAILNESIPSATQTVDERLNTCHRLAHQYTALLESMQEDQHRYAQLSSFKLKEALFNVRQYEAFLCILLSDAITSAQEVENMNVQFAATMEQLKNTVQNKVSIDTKDVFPLFVALSNLWSGFQNEILLLSFLTNMTNNLQQFSEIQSQLFPEEVLTSLLEGVTVKSDEERIRETMGTRVNVSDFKNQEWLFPETTDNFDQLLIQYHGFCAHAIGVKGLTLPGNPAIGILKHKERCYVFSSKEAAYVFAQDPDKFIQLNVEKAKEHAELILLLELYHQFEYLALHKQARNAGKYLMKPTTKCDSSTQTDTHILPPTIVTSYEWNEWELRRKAIKLANLRRKLTHAMQTDLSHMRRDNSTQVYLPKDVSTQTTRDSSSNVPRPQVFLEGLRGGSSPTTHMVKVDLTRPADEN from the exons ATGTCTTGCGTCCAGGCAGAAAGCGTGCTCAAGAAAATCGTTCGCAAAATCGGCCAAGAATGTGCCGCCCGGGGACAAACCGTTTCTGAAACCTTGGTGGTGTTCATG GTGAAAGCTGTTGTTTTAGATCCAAGAAATGACTTTAATGTGGATCAAACCCTTACAAAAAAAGATGTGCAAAATCTTATCCAG CTCTGTGTTACCAGACTGCTTGACACAACAAACCCATCCCTGAGCACAATTAAGATGCAAGTTTACTTTGATATGAACTATGCAAATCGAG CTGAATTACTCAGTGAGCAGCACCGTGTTCTGGAGGGAAGGCTGGCTCCTGTAGTCAGAGATATCACAGAGAGTCGCCCTCGTGTACAAGAAATAGAGAGTGTGTATCAAACGATCGTTAGCTATGTGCTGCTGAGCTCCGGCCTGGGATCCCCAACAGATATTGAAGTTGTCAGGGAGGTAACAG CTGGCCTGCAAAGCGTGTTCCCCCAGAGAGAGATGATTACTTTCATCTCACTCAGTAAGAAGAACAAAGAACAACAGCTGAAAAATCTTGCCAAGCTAGTCACAGGAATTCGTTTGTACAACAAGGAATGCGGGAAAGGAGGAAGCAGCATTGATGACT TGCCAGCCATTCTGAATGAATCCATTCCATCAGCTACGCAGACTGTTGATGAAAGACTTAATACTTGCCATAGGCTTGCCCACCAGTACACAGCTCTGTTGGAATCCATGCAGGAAGACCAACATAGATATGCACAGCTtagttcttttaaattaaaagaagcaCTGTTCAATGTGAGACAATATGAGGCCTTCCTTTGCATCCTTCTG TCTGATGCAATTACAAGTGCTCAAGAAGTGGAAAACATGAATGTGCAGTTTGCAGCAACAATGGAGCAGTTGAAAAACACAGTGCAGAATAAGGTTTCCATAGATACCAAAGACGTTTTT cCTCTCTTTGTTGCACTTTCTAACCTCTGGAGTGGCTTTCAGAATGAGATACTACTGCTAAGCTTCCTCACAAATATGACTAACAATCTGCAACAGTTCTCGGAAATCCAATCACAGCTTTTTCCTGAGGAAGTGCTAACATCTCTTCTGGAAGGAGTGACTGTGAAAAGCGACGAGGAAAGGATAAGAGAAACCATGG GAACCAGAGTGAATGTTTCTGATTTCAAGAACCAAGAATGGCTTTTTCCAGAAACTACTGATAATTTTGATCAGTTGCTAATCCAGTACCATGGTTTCTGTGCACATGCGATTGGTGTGAAAGGCCTAACCCTCCCAG gaaatccTGCTATTGGAATTTTAAAGCACAAGGAGAGATGTTATGTTTTCAGTTCCAAAGAAGCTGCATACGTCTTTGCTCAAGATCCAGATAAGTTCATTCAACTGAAcgtagaaaaagcaaaagaacatgCAGAGCTAATTCTGCTGCTTGAGCTTTATCATCAGTTTGAATACCTTGCTCTGCATAAACAG gccAGAAATGCAGGCAAATATTTGATGAAACCAACCACAAAATGTGACAGTAGTACTCAAACTGATACTCATATCTTGCCTCCAACTATTGTGACATCCTATGAATGGAATGAATGGGAACTGAGAAGAAAAGCTATAAAACTG GCCAATTTGCGCCGCAAATTAACGCATGCCATGCAGACTGATCTCAGCCATATGAGAAGAGATAACTCCACCCAAGTGTACTTGCCAAAAGATGTCAGCACCCAGACGACGCGTGACAGCTCAAGCAATGTGCCCAGACCACAGGTTTTCTTGGAAGGTCTCCGAGGAGGATCATCACCTACTACTCATATGGTCAAAGTGGACTTAACAAGACCAGCAGATGAAAACTAA